A genomic window from Xyrauchen texanus isolate HMW12.3.18 chromosome 15, RBS_HiC_50CHRs, whole genome shotgun sequence includes:
- the LOC127656467 gene encoding lysM and putative peptidoglycan-binding domain-containing protein 1-like, with protein sequence MSADKTPTGTHGLLRGQRTRSYGSLVSSLSPIRQRRINHNVQPGETLQGLSLKYGVSMEQIKRANRLYTNDSIFLKESLFIPVLTESASFSNGVKLTEETSPTQTHTKTSDETHTSQTDSICHEENTDLSPVEYLKKIDSLISQSKQAAVKTCQEGEKQFSSMEQLHYGNLASSKASSQQAVHGAVPITITKRTRNLRHREDEIFQL encoded by the exons ATGTCCGCGGATAAAACTCCAACAGGGACTCATGGCCTCCTCCGCGGCCAGCGGACTCGGTCTTACGGCAGTCTCGTGTCCTCACTGTCACCCATTAGACAAAGACGAATTAATCACAATGTTCAGCCCGGTGAGACTTTGCAAGGACTGTCACTGAAGTATGGCGTTTCT ATGGAGCAAATCAAAAGGGCAAACAGACTGTACACAAATGATTCAATATTCCTAAAGGAGTCCCTCTTCATCCCTGTGTTGACGGAGTCTGCTTCTTTCAGCAATGGAGTAAAATTGACTGAGGAGACAAgtccaacacaaacacacacaaagacttcTGATGAGACCCATACAAGCCAAACAGACTCTATTTGTCATGAAGAGAATACTGATCTCTCTCCAGTGGAGTACCTGAAAAAGATAGACAGCTTGATCAGTCAGTCCAAACAAGCAGCTGTGAAAACGTGTCAGGAGGGAGAGAAACA GTTCTCCTCTATGGAACAACTCCATTATGGCAATCTGGCTTCCAGCAAAGCTTCCTCCCAACAGGCAGTACATGGAGCTGTTCCCATTACCATCACCAAACGGACCAGGAATTTAAGGCACAGAGAGGATGAGATCTTTCAGCTCTAA